One Candidatus Binatia bacterium genomic window, CCCCTTGCGGTGCTTTTTGAGGAAGCGATTGAGTCTGGCGGTCAATTTCGGATTTTGGGGCCGGGTGGCCCAGGCAAGCTGGTTGTTCTTTTCGAGAGCGAGATCCTCGTGGAGAGTGGCGTCAGGGAAGGCCTCGGCCCAAAACCGGGCCTTGTAGTCGTCCATGATAGTGATGGAAAACAGCCCCGCAGTCAGCATGTCGAGGATGTCGTCTGCTTCGAGGATCTCGGAGAGAGGACGGATCCGAGCCGGGACCAGGCCTTGTTCGCGGAACTTCTTGTTCAGCGCTTCGAGGTGCTCGTCGTAGCTGCTCGATAGCCGGACGGCGATGTCCTCGCCGGACAAGGAGTTCAGGGATTCCAGTTTGGGGGCTCCCGGTCCGGTGACGACAATCTCGCTCACATCACTGCGCCATGGGATCGTGAACGCCACCTGCGTGGCCCGCATCGGTGTCACCGACAGGTCGGTGGCGATGAAGTCGCCGTGACCTGCCAGTAAATCAGGAATCAGCCGGTCTCGCGGAACAGGAATGGGGACGACCGTGACAAACTCCGACGTTTTGCGACCATGGTTGAGATTCTTCTGCAGGTCTTGCAGTTGCTCCCAAACCAAACCCTTGGGATGGCCGTTCTCGTGATAGAAAAGATAGGTGCCGGAGGTGACGAGGGCTCGGAGGTGCCGCCGATTCAACATGCCGGGCAAATCACCGGTCCAGGGTTTCCAGAGACTCTCGAATTCCCGCGTCAAGATTTCGGGATTTTCCACACGGGCCATAATCGCTTCCGCGGTCGGGGCCTCGGTAGCTGTCTTGCTCGAGTCGTCGATTTTGGGTTGTTCCGGGAGGATCGGGCGTTCGGTGGCGCTTTCGGCACATCCAAGGAGCGCCAACGGGAGAAGGAATAGAAACGCCGAAATTTGTCTCGCGAACCATTCGCTGACGATTGGGGCGGGGCGCTTGCGCAGTATCAACGGGTGCGTTCCTTCAATTTGCGAACGACCTCCACCGCGAGTTCTTGAGAGAGAGGTGTGAGCCCCAAAAGTTGGGTTAGCCAGAGGCCATCCGCTGCGAGTCGAACAATGGTTGCCTCGACTGGATCGATCGCGTCAGTTTCAATCTCTTGCTGCCATCGGGCGAAAGCTTCGCGTAGAGGGTCGAGAACCTGCGGTTCGCTGCCAAAGGTGGCGAGCAATGTCGCAAGGAGTTGAGCCGACTTGTCGGCGGGTCGGCCGTCGTCGCTTACGGCCGAGTCGAGGTAGGCGCGGGTGGAACTGCCGGGGCTCTCGTCGCCGGAGGTCTTCTGTGGATCCGTGATTTCGTCGTAGTAGGCGATTCGTCGCTCGAGCAGGCCTGAAACAAGCTCCGCCTTGCTCCCGAAATGGTAGAGAAGCCCGCCTTTGCTCACACCGGCGCGCCGCGCGACTTCATCCAGGACCAGACCGCTCGAGCCGGCTTCGAGAATCAACTCTTCGGCCGCATTCAGGATTTTGACTCGGGTATCCTTGCCGGAATTGCTCTTCGCAGGCGCCATGGTGCAAGTATGGCTCTTGCAGCGGGAATTACCAAGGTGTGCCCGCATCCCTCGCAGGAGACGCGTTTCGCGGGATCTCGTCCCGAGCAGTTTTCCCGGGTTCCCCCGGGGGCGCGCCGCGCGCATGCTGGTAGTCGGTCTAGTGGAGGTATCCCAACGCACGGAGGCGATCGCGAAGGGGATCTTCGACCGAGGGCTCACGGCCATCGATGTTGGCAAGGATTGCCTCGAGTTCCGCCACGATATCGGCCTTTTCTGCATAGAGATCCCGTGTCTCCCCCGGATCTTCTTCGACGTTGAAAAGTTGTGGCGATGACTGGCCGGGAGGTTTCTCCATCAACTTGAATTGCCCAAGTTTGATGGTTCGCCGGTTCGGATACTCGGCGATCTGCGGTCGCATTTCTCGATCGGGGGCAAAGAGGTTCATGCCGCGTATCTCGGAGGCTGGAGGTTCGCCCGTCAGGCGAAGGATGGTGGGCAGTATGTCGACGTTCATCGTTGGCTGATCGACGCGATGACCGATCGTTCCGGGGGTTCGCACCAGCAGCGGCGTATGCAGATCGTTCCAGTAGAGATTATTATGGTCGAAAATCCCGTGCTCTCCGAGACTCTCGGCATGGTCTGCGGCAACGATAATGATCGAATCCTGATACAGGTCGCTTGATTTGAGATCGCGGACGAGCGAGGCGAACGCTCGGTCGGCCTGGCGGAGATTCCCATCGTACATTGCTTGCCATTGCTTGAGCAGGGTGGGGGTCATCTCCTTGAGCACGGCTCCGAAAGTATAGACCGTGGCGGGCTCGGTCTTGCGCAACTTCGCAAGCAGTTTCTCGTGACTATGGTTTGTCAGGGTGGGTTCACTGGAGGCCGGTTTGTAGAAATTTCGAAAGTCTTCCGGGGTACTCTCGTAGGGCGCATGCGGTTGTCGAAAGTGGATCCAGAGAAAGAAAGGCGGCTTCAATTTATCGAGCATTCGTCGGATGCGCTGCCCAGTTTTTTCTATGCCCTCGATATCGCCGTACTGATCGTCGAAGAATTCGAAGCCCTGACCAAGACCATATTTTTTCTTCGCGTATTCATGGGCAACGACAGCCGCTGTCTGGCGCCCACTCGCTTTCATGCGATCGGCAAGGGTGACCTGATCCGCACTCATTCCCAGTCGTCTTTTGGCCTGCAATAGACCGTCCGTGTCCGGGAACTTTCCGGTGAAGAGTGAGGGTAGCGAGGAGATGGTTGTACCGGATTGGCTCATATTGTCCTCGAAGACAAAAGCCTCTTCCGCAAAGACGTTCAGGTTGGGGGTGGTGTTTTTCGAGTAGCCGTAAACACCCATGCGGTCGGCACGCAGGGCATCAAATGTGACGAGGATCACGTTGCAATCACGACAGGCCTCTGGCGGTATGAGAGCTTTTCGAGTCTCGCATCCAGCTAGAGGCGTGATCCAGAGCAAGCTGGCAAGAATGCAGTTTCGAGCGATTGCTCGGATTCGGTCCCAAATCACTTGCTGAGTCTAGAGTCCCGACAGCTGGAATCCAACCTGCCCGCGGGGAAGGCCTGGGGAAGGACAGCTGGACTTAACTGCAATGCTGAAAGCGCCCCGGTTCGACCTCTTTGGCTTCGCCCCGGGACTGCATGCGCTGGAGGTGGAGATGGGCGCAACGGCGCTCGACCTGATCGGCATAGGGTGACTGAATATGAGGGCGGTAGATAAATCGGTGTGCGACCATCTCCTCGATCGTATGCGGCTCGCCGAGGTATTTGAGCATGGCTTCATGGCGGCGCGGAATGACGGCGGCAAAATCATCGAGCAGGGCAAGGAAAGCCGGCCGGCCCTCGATGACGCCCTTGTGGTGGAAGGTGACATAGAAATCGGCCTCTTCGTCGCGGACTTGCTGCAAGCTGGCTTCGAAATCCTCGAGGTCGCTCCAGACATCACCGTAGTAGGGACCAAATCCCGTAAGGTCGATATCCGACAGGAAAAAAACACCGTCCGAGATCCGAAACCCGCTATGACCCCGCGTGTGGCCAGGCAGGTGAACCGCCTCGATACTTGTGCCACCCAGATCGAACCGGTCGCCATCGCTGAATCCAACCGCATCCGGTCTCGGGGCAAAGTGAAACTCTTCGACCACGATCTTTTCGAATGCGTGTCGGCCTTCTCCCTCGAATCCGTAGATGCCCATCAGGCCATCAATGGATTGGGCTCCGGGGAGGTCGGCTTCGTGGATGTGAATACGCGCATCGTGAAACAGACTATTGCCAGCGAGATGATCCTCGTGGGCGTGGCTGTTGAGCACGGCATCCACAGGAAGTGGGGCCCCCCCGCGATTCACAACATCGATCGACGGGTCGATGATGATGGTTTCGGTGTGTCCCCGGACCAGCAGGCTGTTGCCTGAGGGATATTTCCCGAGATCGGCTCCGACGAGGACACTGACGTGTTGGCCAAGGCGCCGTTCCTGCGTTCCCCAGTCCGCTGCCATTCGAGCTCCTTTTTAGCGATGATTATCCGAAGGGTTTCCCGCGTGGAGTGTGGCTATGAAGTTTCGAGTAAAAGCCGCGAGGTGAAGCCGCGAGGTGAAGCTGCGAGGTGAAGCCGCGAGGTGAAGCTGCGAGGTGAAGCTTCTCTGTGAAGCTTCACCCCGGTTGCGTTTCCCTAGGGCTTTTCAGCGCCCACCAGCCACATGGAGAAGTATTGCGACCCGCCGCCGTAGGCGTGGCCCAATGCCACCTTGGCTCCATCGACCTGATGCTCGCCGGCCTGCCCGCGAACCTGCATCGCTGCCTCGGCAAAGCGCAACATGCCCGAGGCTCCAATCGGGTTGGAGGACAAGACGCCGCCGGACATATTCCAGGGAATGTCACCGTCAAGTTCGGTAGAGCCGTCATGGACGGCCTTCCAACCCTCACCCTCGGGTGCAAAGCCCAGGTTCTCCATCCACATGGCTTCGAACCAGGCAAAAGGCACGTAGACCTCCGCGCAATCGATTTCCTTACGCGGGTTGGTGATGCCCGCCTTGGCGTAGAGCTCGCGCGCACATTGTTTGCCCGCTTCCGGGTTGATTGCATCGCGGCCAGCAAACATGGTCGGCTCCGAACGCATGGCTGTGGCATGTACCCAAGCAGGCTTCTTGGATGCCTTGTCGGCCAAGTCCTCGCGGGCCATGACCATGGCGCAGGCGCCGTCAGAGGAAGGGCAAGTTTCGAGGTAGCGAATCGGATCCCAGAGCATCGGGGATTCCTTCACCATGTCATACGAGATGTCCGGCAGCTTCAGGTGCGCGTATGGGTTCTTCAAGGCATTGAGACGATCTTTGACCGCGGTGAGGATGCCGGTGTCTTCCGGGGCTCCCGAGCGCCGCATATAGCCACGAATCAAGGGAGCGAAAAATCCTCCCGCGCCAGCGACCACCGAGACACCAAAAGGTGCCGAGATGGTGAGTGCCCACATCGCGTTGCTCTCGGATTGCTTTTCGTAAGCGACCGTCAGGATCCGATCGTGAATGCCGCCCTGAATCAGGCTGGCAGCCACGTTGGCGGTCGACCCGCCCACGCTACCGGCTGTGTGCACGCGCAGCATCGGCTTGCCGGCGCCACCAAGGGCATCGGCTAGATAGAGCTCGGGTAGCAGGCAGCCTTCAAAGGTATCCGGGGCTTTTCCGACGACCACGGCATCGATGTCCGCCCAAGTCAGCTCGGCGTCCTGCAAGGCGCGTTCGGCGGCTTCCCGCACCAGACCGGGCATCGAGACGTCGATGCGCTTGGCCGCGAGTTCGGTTTGACCGATTCCGACGATTCCACAGAGTTCAGCCATTATTCTCCCTCCAGAACGCACACCAGATTTTGCTGAAGTGCGGCACCGTGTGTTGCATGACCCAAGCCTCGATCGGCTTTACCTGAAGCAATTCGTTGCGCGGCTTCTCCGATTCGTTGCAAGCCACATGACATCAGAACATGAGCTCCCAAAGCCCCACCAGATGGGTTCAACAGGACGTCCTCTCCCAAGCCGAGAGATTCCGCCAGAATTGGTTCCTGATGGGAATACGGCGCGTAGAGTTCGG contains:
- a CDS encoding transporter substrate-binding domain-containing protein, which produces MILRKRPAPIVSEWFARQISAFLFLLPLALLGCAESATERPILPEQPKIDDSSKTATEAPTAEAIMARVENPEILTREFESLWKPWTGDLPGMLNRRHLRALVTSGTYLFYHENGHPKGLVWEQLQDLQKNLNHGRKTSEFVTVVPIPVPRDRLIPDLLAGHGDFIATDLSVTPMRATQVAFTIPWRSDVSEIVVTGPGAPKLESLNSLSGEDIAVRLSSSYDEHLEALNKKFREQGLVPARIRPLSEILEADDILDMLTAGLFSITIMDDYKARFWAEAFPDATLHEDLALEKNNQLAWATRPQNPKLTARLNRFLKKHRKGSLLGNILIRRYLRDSPQLARAISREGMQNVQQFQDIFEQYGKQYGYDWLQVAAQAYQESELNPKAENRSGATGLMQIRPATARDKNVGIHDISAPQSNVHAGVKYMRFLADRYFSDEEMHPMDQWMFTLAAYNAGPARIQKLRSEAQKRGLDQNRWVDNVETVTAHRVGSETVRYVTDITKYFLGYKLAFERHLALQELRARLNPDRAQSEP
- a CDS encoding TetR/AcrR family transcriptional regulator, encoding MAPAKSNSGKDTRVKILNAAEELILEAGSSGLVLDEVARRAGVSKGGLLYHFGSKAELVSGLLERRIAYYDEITDPQKTSGDESPGSSTRAYLDSAVSDDGRPADKSAQLLATLLATFGSEPQVLDPLREAFARWQQEIETDAIDPVEATIVRLAADGLWLTQLLGLTPLSQELAVEVVRKLKERTR
- a CDS encoding sulfatase, with protein sequence MIWDRIRAIARNCILASLLWITPLAGCETRKALIPPEACRDCNVILVTFDALRADRMGVYGYSKNTTPNLNVFAEEAFVFEDNMSQSGTTISSLPSLFTGKFPDTDGLLQAKRRLGMSADQVTLADRMKASGRQTAAVVAHEYAKKKYGLGQGFEFFDDQYGDIEGIEKTGQRIRRMLDKLKPPFFLWIHFRQPHAPYESTPEDFRNFYKPASSEPTLTNHSHEKLLAKLRKTEPATVYTFGAVLKEMTPTLLKQWQAMYDGNLRQADRAFASLVRDLKSSDLYQDSIIIVAADHAESLGEHGIFDHNNLYWNDLHTPLLVRTPGTIGHRVDQPTMNVDILPTILRLTGEPPASEIRGMNLFAPDREMRPQIAEYPNRRTIKLGQFKLMEKPPGQSSPQLFNVEEDPGETRDLYAEKADIVAELEAILANIDGREPSVEDPLRDRLRALGYLH
- a CDS encoding MBL fold metallo-hydrolase, producing MAADWGTQERRLGQHVSVLVGADLGKYPSGNSLLVRGHTETIIIDPSIDVVNRGGAPLPVDAVLNSHAHEDHLAGNSLFHDARIHIHEADLPGAQSIDGLMGIYGFEGEGRHAFEKIVVEEFHFAPRPDAVGFSDGDRFDLGGTSIEAVHLPGHTRGHSGFRISDGVFFLSDIDLTGFGPYYGDVWSDLEDFEASLQQVRDEEADFYVTFHHKGVIEGRPAFLALLDDFAAVIPRRHEAMLKYLGEPHTIEEMVAHRFIYRPHIQSPYADQVERRCAHLHLQRMQSRGEAKEVEPGRFQHCS
- a CDS encoding thiolase domain-containing protein, with amino-acid sequence MAELCGIVGIGQTELAAKRIDVSMPGLVREAAERALQDAELTWADIDAVVVGKAPDTFEGCLLPELYLADALGGAGKPMLRVHTAGSVGGSTANVAASLIQGGIHDRILTVAYEKQSESNAMWALTISAPFGVSVVAGAGGFFAPLIRGYMRRSGAPEDTGILTAVKDRLNALKNPYAHLKLPDISYDMVKESPMLWDPIRYLETCPSSDGACAMVMAREDLADKASKKPAWVHATAMRSEPTMFAGRDAINPEAGKQCARELYAKAGITNPRKEIDCAEVYVPFAWFEAMWMENLGFAPEGEGWKAVHDGSTELDGDIPWNMSGGVLSSNPIGASGMLRFAEAAMQVRGQAGEHQVDGAKVALGHAYGGGSQYFSMWLVGAEKP